The Lycium ferocissimum isolate CSIRO_LF1 chromosome 1, AGI_CSIRO_Lferr_CH_V1, whole genome shotgun sequence genome includes a region encoding these proteins:
- the LOC132058772 gene encoding uncharacterized protein LOC132058772, with the protein MDAPVKKPQDNGQKTSTDADILAKRLKNRERQRRYRERKRLKADTMKVSETNQLALLPVDVPVIAAPQDSKLPMNAAPLDSSVPVNVAPLDSSVLVNIAPLDSSMSVNVAPRAYAMPVDVASGECVKPVRGGPRDSVTTRVYSGRKWKRDARKAHAVRQKEVSTNSTVLPDLASTGGVERSDVALSNVISSPVTALINNGTPKSIPSRRNWKAEARNKKS; encoded by the coding sequence ATGGATGCTCCTGTGAAGAAACCTCAGGATAATGGGCAGAAAACCTCAACCGATGCTGACATTTTGGCTAAAAGGCTAAAAAACCGGGAGCGTCAACGGAGATATAGAGAAAGGAAACGTCTTAAAGCTGATACAATGAAGGTCTCGGAGACAAACCAACTAGCTTTACTTCCCGTCGATGTGCCCGTGATTGCTGCTCCTCAGGATAGTAAACTGCCCATGAATGCTGCTCCGCTCGACTCTTCGGTTCCAGTAAATGTTGCTCCTTTGGACTCTTCGGTTCTAGTAAATATTGCTCCTCTTGACTCTTCAATGTCAGTGAATGTCGCTCCACGGGCATATGCAATGCCAGTGGATGTTGCTTCCGGAGAATGTGTGAAGCCGGTGCGCGGCGGTCCCCGCGACTCTGTCACCACCCGTGTTTACTCTGGGCGGAAATGGAAAAGGGATGCCCGGAAGGCCCATGCAGTGAGGCAGAAAGAAGTTAGTACTAATAGTACGGTCTTGCCAGATTTAGCTTCGACTGGTGGAGTTGAACGGTCGGATGTGGCATTGAGTAATGTAATTTCTTCACCTGTGACTGCATTGATAAATAATGGAACACCCAAATCTATTCCGAGCAGGAGAAATTGGAAAGCAGAAGCTAGAAATAAGAAGAGCTAA